Genomic DNA from Lactuca sativa cultivar Salinas chromosome 8, Lsat_Salinas_v11, whole genome shotgun sequence:
TACAAACAATTGTACCTGGTACAAGACTGACTATAATGGGAATTTACAGCATATTTCAAGCTTCCAAGACATCCACATCGTAATACTTTCACTCTATTAATTCAccaataacattgtactttcataCATTTTGAATATAGCTAAATCTGCAATTTTTTTCTGTTTTGATCTAGTCACAAAGGAGCAGTTGCTATTAGACAACCGTATATAAGAGTTGTTGGAATAGAAGAAACAAACGAAGCTACTCGTGGTCCTGCCAATTTCACACAAGAAGAGGTAAAGTTACTATCATTTGATGCAAATTATGTTTGTCTTTTAGTGGAAATAGAGATTGTATTGCTTTGGTTTTGTTTGTTACTTAGTGGGCTACCTTCATTGTGTTTTCAGGTTGAAGAATTCAAGAGATTTGCAGCAGAAGGCAAtgtatatgaaaacatatgttccAAGATTGCCCCTTCTATATTTGGCCATGTGGATGTTAAAAAAGCTGTGGCTTGTCTCCTGTTTGGAGGATCAAGGAAGGTATAATGCCAACTTTGCCCTTGAATATTGTTGTCTTTACTTAATCATGTAGGAGCTCATTTCCTCTATTTCCACAGACTTTGCCTGATGGTGTAAGATTGAGGGGTGATATTAATGTTTTGCTCTTGGGAGACCCATCCACTGCAAAATCACAGGTAACCTTAAattcttttcatttctttttattacagAGTTGTAATTTTAATAATCCAAGTAAATGAATGAAGGTATTTTACTATTTGTTGCATTTAACgtttaacccatgaaattactctCTTCTGTAGTTTCTCAAGTTTGTTGAGAAGACTGCTCCTATAGCTGTTTACACTTCTGGGAAAGGCTCATCTGCAGCTGGGCTTACTGCTTCTGTCATTCGTGATAACAGCACTGTAATTTTCttgtcttttttcttttttcttaataCAATTATTCCACAACACCCTTCCATTTTTCTCCTATtctaatttaaaattataaaaatcattcaGCGCGAGTTTTATCTGGAAGGAGGGGCTATGGTCTTGGCTGATGGTGGTGTTGTCTGCATTGATGAATTCGACAAAATGAGACCAGAAGACAGGTTGGATTAAAAGTTAACACAATGTTTATCTTCCTTTTTACCAAATTACCCTCAAAACTCTGACATATTTTCAAATTTTACAATTAGGGTTGCCATACATGAAGCCATGGAACAACAAACAATATCCATAGCCAAAGCAGGAATAACAACAGTTCTCAATTCCAGAACTTCTGTGTTAGCTGCAGCAAACCCTCCATCAGGCCGTTATGATGATCTCAAGACTGCACAAGATAACATTGACTTACAGACTACAATCCTTTCAAGATTTGACCTCATCTTCATTGTCAAAGATATCAAGATGTTCAGCCAagacaaggtttttttttttttttttttttttttttaattaaaaaaactcttcttgtattttatattaaaatattatgataacattttgtttttgtgtttttttttttaaatgtagaaAATAGCGACTCATATTATTCAGGTCCATACATCTGCTAATGCAGCGGGTGAACCTAGGGATACTAAAGATGATAACTGGCTTAAAAGGTCTGTACTCTGTAATAATTTTCTATAtaaagggtagaatggtcattatGGTAAAGGGCTAATCCGTAATCTCATCTCTTCAGGTATATTCAGTACTGTCGCAGCATGAGTCAACCTCGCCTATCCGATTCTGCAGCTACTTCGTTGCAGCAGACTTATGTTGAAATTAGACAGGTTTAAAACCATATACTAATACTCTATAAATTTAGTCCCTGAAGTTTCAATCTATGTCAATTAACACCCTTTTTGTGAAATTTTTTTATACAGAAAATGAGGAAACAGGCAAACGAAACTGGTGAAGCGACAGCTGTACCAATAACAGTGAGACAGCTGGAAGCGATAGTTAGGTTGAGCGAGTCGCTAGCAAAGATGAGACTGTAAGTTGGTAAAAAATAAAAAGCCAGTAATAGTTTTATTTTTTACTGTCTAGTATTAActgttttgttattttttttaaaatgtattttaGGTCAAATGTGGCGAATGATATTGATGTTGTGGAAGCAGTTAGACTGTTTGAGAATTCAACGATGGATGCTGCGAAATCTGGGATAAATCAACATATCAATTTGACCCCTGAGATGGCAAATGAGATAAAGGTTTGCTAACACATAATAgtacttttttattttataaacttcgttatttatttaattttgtgttttgaaaaaaaaaaacaaaacagcaAGCGGAAAGTCAGATAAAGAGAAGAATGGGAATTGGGTCTCATTTATCGGAGAGAAGACTGATTGATGATTTGACAAGAATGGGGCTGAATGAGTCGGTTGTGAGGAGAGCATTGAT
This window encodes:
- the LOC111908347 gene encoding DNA replication licensing factor MCM5 — its product is MSGWDEGAVHYSDQAQFPHGAGADPEQAANRHTVLRKFKEFIRNFARPNEPNVFPYRESLVQNPKFLLVNLTDLLTYDKDQDLRDLLRKNPSDYLPLFETAAAEVNANLKARVAGETGEMEEPQTGEVQILLKSDEDPVSMRALGAQYISKLVKISGITIAASRTKAKATYVTLLCKNCKNVKVVPCRPGLGGAIVPRSCDHVAQMGETPCPVDPWIVVPDRSKYVDQQTLKLQENPEDVPTGELPRNMLLSVDRQLVQTIVPGTRLTIMGIYSIFQASKTSTSHKGAVAIRQPYIRVVGIEETNEATRGPANFTQEEVEEFKRFAAEGNVYENICSKIAPSIFGHVDVKKAVACLLFGGSRKTLPDGVRLRGDINVLLLGDPSTAKSQFLKFVEKTAPIAVYTSGKGSSAAGLTASVIRDNSTREFYLEGGAMVLADGGVVCIDEFDKMRPEDRVAIHEAMEQQTISIAKAGITTVLNSRTSVLAAANPPSGRYDDLKTAQDNIDLQTTILSRFDLIFIVKDIKMFSQDKKIATHIIQVHTSANAAGEPRDTKDDNWLKRYIQYCRSMSQPRLSDSAATSLQQTYVEIRQKMRKQANETGEATAVPITVRQLEAIVRLSESLAKMRLSNVANDIDVVEAVRLFENSTMDAAKSGINQHINLTPEMANEIKQAESQIKRRMGIGSHLSERRLIDDLTRMGLNESVVRRALIIMHQREEVEYKRERRVIYRKA